The window CTAGCCCGGCGCCGCCTGTTATGAAAGGGTTGCTGCACTTTTTGGCGGCGCGTCCGCGGCACCGTTACGGCAGGACGGTCAGCCGCGGCTGCGCTTCCAGGAGCCGGGGCCCGGCCTCGGAGCCAGTTGCAGTTGCTGCCGGCGGATCCAGTGCCGGGCGCTTGGCTTGTCCGGTGCGGCCGGGCCGCCGCTGGCCAGGGACAGCACGACGGCGGTCAGTGCCGCGAGCTCCTCCGGCGTCGGCTCGCCCTTGACCACGGCGAACAGCGGCTGCCCCTCCGCCGTCGTCGTCCCGGTCTCACCCGTGGGCATCACAGCGGAATGTTTCCGTGCTTCTTGGCAGGCAGGCTGGCCCGCTTGTCCCGCAGTGCGCGCAGGCCCTTGATGATCTGGACCCGGGTCTCGGACGGGGCGATGACTGCGTCCACGTAGCCAAGCTGCGCGGCCTGGTAGGGGTTGAGCAGCTCTTCCTCGTACTGCCGGATGACCTCGGCGCGCTTGGCCTCGACGTCGCCGCCGTCCGCCGCGACGGCGGCCAGCTCTCGGCGGTACAGGATGTTGACCGCGCCCTGGGCGCCCATGACGCCGATCTGCGCGGTGGGCCAGGCCAGGTTGAGGTCGGCGCCGAGTTTCTTGGAGCCCATCACGATGTACGCTCCGCCATACGCCTTGCGGGTGATGACGGTCAGCTTCGGCACGGTGGCCTCGGCGTAGGCGTACAGCAGTTTCGCGCCGCGGCGAATGATGCCCTGGAACTCCTGGTCCTTGCCCGGCAGGAAACCCGGGACGTCCACGAGCGTGATGATGGGAACGTTGAAAGCGTCGCAGTTTCGGACAAAGCGTGCGGCCTTCTCGGAGGCGGCGATGTCCAGCGTGCCGGCGAACTGCATCGGCTGGTTGGCCACGATGCCCACGGTGTGGCCCTCCACCCGGCCGTAGCCAATCATCACGTTGGGTGCATAAAGGGACTGCATCTCCAGGAAGTGCCCGTCGTCGACAATCTGCTCGACGACCTTGCGCATGTCGTACGGCTGGTTGGCCGAGTCCGGAATCAGTGCGTCCAGGGCGAGGTCGTCGTCGTCGAGGTCCAATCCCTGGGTGTGCTCCAGCACGGGGGCTTCGGCGAGGTTGTTGGAGGGCAGGAAGTCCAGGAGCTCCCGGACGAACTCGACGGCGTCGGTCTCGTCGGAGGCGAGGTAGGTGGAGGTTCCGGTGGTGGCGTTGTGCTGCCGGGCGC is drawn from Micrococcaceae bacterium Sec5.8 and contains these coding sequences:
- a CDS encoding acyl-CoA carboxylase subunit epsilon, which encodes MPTGETGTTTAEGQPLFAVVKGEPTPEELAALTAVVLSLASGGPAAPDKPSARHWIRRQQLQLAPRPGPGSWKRSRG
- a CDS encoding acyl-CoA carboxylase subunit beta, producing the protein MSHDLTTTAGKIADFRDRQARAEQPSGPEAIEKQHARGKNTARERIDLLLDAGSFVEFDALAVHRSSAFGMAKKKPLGDGLVSGYGTVDGRPVAVYSQDFSVYGGSLSQVNGEKIVKVQEFALRNGCPVVGILDGGGARIQEGVASLAMFADIFRNNVHASGVVPQISLIMGPSAGGAAYSPALTDYVVMVDKTSHMFITGPDVIKTVTGEDVDMETLGGARQHNATTGTSTYLASDETDAVEFVRELLDFLPSNNLAEAPVLEHTQGLDLDDDDLALDALIPDSANQPYDMRKVVEQIVDDGHFLEMQSLYAPNVMIGYGRVEGHTVGIVANQPMQFAGTLDIAASEKAARFVRNCDAFNVPIITLVDVPGFLPGKDQEFQGIIRRGAKLLYAYAEATVPKLTVITRKAYGGAYIVMGSKKLGADLNLAWPTAQIGVMGAQGAVNILYRRELAAVAADGGDVEAKRAEVIRQYEEELLNPYQAAQLGYVDAVIAPSETRVQIIKGLRALRDKRASLPAKKHGNIPL